The proteins below come from a single Eucalyptus grandis isolate ANBG69807.140 chromosome 3, ASM1654582v1, whole genome shotgun sequence genomic window:
- the LOC104436234 gene encoding phospholipase A2-alpha — protein MTMVSPQPSKLALVITLIPLFVLCFSGVPARALNIGVQAADAAISVGKDCSRKCESEFCSVPPFLRYGKYCGLLYSGCPGERPCDGLDACCMKHDACVQAKNNDYLSQECSQNLLNCMTNFKNLGGRTFTGSKCLVEDVVDVLSVVIEAALLAGRYLHKP, from the exons ATGACGATGGTTAGCCCGCAGCCATCGAAGTTAGCTCTTGTCATAACTCTTATTCCCCTGTTTGTCCTCTGCTTTTCTGGCGTCCCAGCCCGTGCCCTCAATATCGGCGTTCAGGCCGCAGACGCTGCGATTTCCGTc GGCAAAGACTGTAGCAGAAAATGCGAGTCCGAGTTCTGCTCAG TGCCTCCATTTCTGAGATATGGCAAGTATTGTGGGCTTCTGTACAGTGGATGTCCCGGGGAGAGACCCTGCGACGGCCTCGACGCTTGCTGCATGAAGCATGACGCCTGCGTTCAAGCCAAAAACA ATGACTATTTGAGCCAGGAGTGCAGCCAAAACTTACTGAACTGCATGACCAACTTCAAGAACTTGGGAGGCCGAACGTTTACAGGAAGCAAATGCCTAGTTGAGGATGTCGTCGACGTCCTCTCTGTTGTCATTGAAGCTGCTTTGCTTGCCGGGAGATACCTCCACAAGCCCTGA